From one Chanodichthys erythropterus isolate Z2021 chromosome 3, ASM2448905v1, whole genome shotgun sequence genomic stretch:
- the LOC137017028 gene encoding lysine-specific demethylase 5B-B-like produces the protein MKHPIQLDGCSCGVIVLMMAKAVMEAFPELPKMEFGKSKKHMAQERRALALKILEASVFDAQNNCSMCAASKPPSPGPSMTDWIQWDSCTRWFHAVCVPLNKVQFEQAKNTAWDCCLCD, from the exons ATGAAACACCCAATTCAACTGGATGGATGTAGCTGTGGTGTGATTGTCCTCATG atggcAAAGGCAGTCATGGAGGCATTTCCTGAATTGCCTAAAATGGAATTTGGGAAGTCTAAAAAACACATGGCCCAGGAACGCAGGGCTTTGGCACTGAAAATACTTGAAGCAtcag TGTTTGATGCACAGAACAACTGCTCCATGTGTGCGGCATCTAAACCACCAAGTCCAGGGCCTTCCATGACTGACTGG ATACAGTGGGACAGCTGTACACGGTGGTTCCATGCAGTGTGCGTGCCGTTGAACAAAGTACAGTTTGAGCAAGCAAAAAACACGGCCTGGGATTGTTGTTTGTGtgattag